A single region of the Schizosaccharomyces osmophilus chromosome 3, complete sequence genome encodes:
- the xan1 gene encoding alpha-ketoglutarate-dependent xanthine dioxygenase Xan1 yields MTKIETTTTTNVPPMTLSVQNTASNAFKPYTTSHGLRISPAPLPSHSTDVSFGALIEGIDLRKMTDEQFQEIRTALFEHQVVCFPNQHSLPPQNQYDITHRFDPESSTYGHGNSSNKQENSILHPDLHTVPAVPQVQLIGHGVIQNHYGLPEARLKHPHHRSFHRDPISAEEEHKKQVTRFYRWHIDAALYDYNPPVVTTLSAISVPRGTQTLRYDDKSGHEMPVPLGSTAFASGYKLFDLLSDEQKKIAARTRVQYLPHAYVAIHKARALPNGLSMYSEDLELPKDKLPDWEESKIKTFPLLWKNPVTGKLALQTHGCCAEKIYIDNPEGSTTVIDDLAKVREILYSYQRPGINPERVYCHDWKEGDFVIFHNRGLIHCITGAYDDSQTRVFHQCNLAASHPPAGPTAEEIASI; encoded by the coding sequence ATGACGAAAATTGAAACCACTACCACCACCAACGTTCCTCCTATGACATTATCCGTCCAAAACACGGCTTCCAATGCCTTCAAGCCTTACACGACATCTCATGGCTTGCGCATTTCTCCCGCTCCTTTGCCTTCTCACAGCACGGATGTCTCATTCGGTGCCCTTATTGAAGGCATTGACCTGCGCAAGATGACTGATGAACAATTCCAGGAGATCCGCACCGCACTCTTTGAACATCAAGTCGTTTGCTTTCCCAACCAACACAGTCTGCCTCCTCAGAATCAGTACGACATCACACATCGGTTTGACCCCGAGAGTTCCACATACGGCCATGGGAATAGTTCCAATAAGCAAGAAAATAGCATTCTCCATCCCGATCTTCACACCGTCCCCGCTGTACCACAGGTCCAATTGATCGGCCATGGTGTAATTCAAAATCATTACGGCTTACCTGAAGCTCGTCTCAAGCATCCTCATCATCGTAGCTTCCATCGTGATCCCATTTCAGCCGAAGAAGAACATAAAAAGCAAGTCACTCGCTTCTATCGTTGGCATATTGATGCTGCTCTTTACGACTATAATCCTCCTGTTGTCACCACGCTTTCTGCCATTTCAGTCCCTCGGGGCACCCAAACTCTGCGGTACGATGATAAATCAGGCCATGAAATGCCCGTTCCCCTTGGTTCAACTGCGTTTGCCTCTGGCTACAAGTTGTTTGATTTGCTTTCCGAcgagcaaaagaaaatcgCCGCCCGCACTCGTGTTCAGTACCTCCCACACGCATATGTCGCTATCCATAAGGCTCGTGCCTTGCCTAATGGCCTAAGTATGTACTCGGAGGACTTGGAACTCCCAAAGGACAAATTGCCGGATTGGGAAGAGAGCAAAATTAAGacttttcctcttctttggaagaatccCGTTACCGGTAAGCTTGCTCTTCAAACTCATGGTTGCTGTGCCGAAAAGATTTACATTGACAATCCAGAGGGTTCTACCACCGTCATCGATGACCTTGCAAAGGTTCGCGAAATACTCTACAGTTATCAACGCCCCGGCATCAATCCCGAGCGTGTTTACTGCCATGACTGGAAAGAGGGTGATTTCGTAATTTTCCACAATCGCGGTCTCATTCATTGCATTACAGGTGCCTATGATGATAGCCAAACACGAGTCTTTCATCAATGCAATTTGGCTGCTTCTCATCCTCCTGCCGGACCTACCGCTGAAGAAATTGCTTCCATATGA
- a CDS encoding cysteine transmembrane transporter has protein sequence MSEIFRNPPSIHNSDVDDSFETEKNGKSSMEKESNVEKFTSLSEVSQSSLSNTQSHSNSLLDETFKYMKAAEELEPLNPKQEKKLRWKLYFTVLAMVMLLDMMLYIDKATLSYSSILGLFDDTHITKNQYNDLNTIFYVGYIVGQIPGHLLLQRFPVGKFVATSTALWTIIIFLHCTAYNFGGLMALRFFLGVVESSLLPTMEATLGMFFPHNELIFLQPIFYISCYGCNIPAGFIAYGVQYATHTVSPWKLFMIIVGGITFFMTLWLFFYYPDNPTKARFLTKSERLHTVDRVRRNNNSGIESKKFKKYQVFEALKEPVTWLFALHVFTNQLANNLAYQQNLLFTSLGVSNLNSTLVSVANSGYNCVSSVLATYFMTLIVNQSAFHGALWYIPCLAGGIASVAIPWDRKIGELAAIIIASNFGIPFIISLGWMSATCSGYTKKLTRGVLFMIAYAIANIIGPQMWQSHDAPRYYPAWIVQIVVSWSVSPAILLTIRWILVRQNEKRRSLREQNHEEKISKTLVEFVDSSGNPTSGFIDNSMLDLTDQENLMFIYPL, from the coding sequence ATGAGCGAAATCTTCAGAAACCCTCCTTCCATTCATAACAGTGATGTTGATGACTCTTTTGAAACcgaaaaaaatggaaaaagtaGCAtggagaaagaaagcaatGTGGAAAAGTTTACCTCTCTTTCGGAAGTTTCTCAAAGTTCGCTTTCTAATACCCAAAGCCATTCGAATTCCCTTTTGGACGAAACTTTCAAGTATATGAAAGCAGCAGAGGAATTGGAGCCTTTAAATCctaaacaagaaaaaaaactgCGCTGGAAATTATACTTTACCGTTCTTGCAATGGTAATGCTTTTAGATATGATGCTGTATATCGATAAAGCTACCCTCAGTTACTCCAGCATCCTTGGCCTATTCGATGATACACATATTACAAAAAACCAATACAATGATCTAAACACAATCTTTTATGTGGGATACATAGTAGGTCAAATCCCTGGCCATTTGTTACTACAACGATTTCCTGTGGGAAAATTCGTCGCTACCTCAACGGCTCTTTGGACGATCATAATCTTTTTGCATTGTACGGCTTACAATTTCGGTGGACTTATGGCACttcgtttcttccttgGTGTCGTGGAATCCTCTTTGCTTCCTACGATGGAAGCTACACTCGGTATGTTCTTCCCACACAACGAActgatttttcttcaacctatcttttatatttcttgCTACGGATGTAACATTCCCGCTGGTTTTATTGCATATGGCGTGCAGTACGCTACCCATACTGTCTCTCCTTGGAAGCTTTTTATGATCATCGTTGGAGGTATCACTTTCTTTATGACTCTTTggctctttttctattacCCAGATAATCCTACCAAAGCACGCTTTTTGACAAAAAGTGAACGTTTGCATACGGTAGACCGCGTGCGCAGAAACAATAACAGCGGCATcgaatccaaaaaattcaaaaagtatCAGGTATTCGAAGCTTTAAAAGAACCAGTTACTTGGTTGTTTGCTCTTCATGTTTTCACAAATCAGCTTGCTAATAATCTGGCTTATCAACAAAACTTGTTGTTTACTAGTTTGGGTGTATCGAATTTAAATTCTACCTTGGTCAGTGTCGCTAATTCTGGGTATAATTGTGTGAGCTCTGTTCTTGCTACATACTTTATGACTCTAATTGTGAACCAAAGTGCGTTCCATGGAGCCTTGTGGTACATTCCCTGCTTAGCAGGAGGGATTGCTTCTGTCGCAATCCCTTGGGATCGTAAAATAGGAGAATTGGCTGCCATCATTATAGCAAgcaattttggaattccttttattatttcccTTGGGTGGATGTCTGCCACATGCTCTGGATATACCAAAAAGCTTACTAGAggtgttttgtttatgattGCCTATGCCATAGCCAACATCATTGGACCTCAAATGTGGCAGAGCCATGACGCTCCTAGATATTATCCTGCTTGGATTGTTCAGATCGTTGTTTCTTGGTCGGTTTCTCCCGCAATTCTTTTAACCATCCGTTGGATCCTCGTTCGTCAAAACGAGAAACGCCGTTCTTTACGCGAACAAAatcatgaagaaaagatttctAAGACTTTGGTTGAGTTCGTAGATTCCTCTGGAAATCCTACTTCAGGATTCATCGATAATTCTATGTTGGATTTGACTGATCAAGAAAATCTGATGTTTATTTATCCATTGTAA
- a CDS encoding amino acid transmembrane transporter has protein sequence MQPGANAESDSLRRSLGARQIQMLAFGGTIGTGLFLGIGSSLADSGPAALLLSFCIIGVSVYCTMLALGEMAVYMPVAGSFCTYVGNYVDESFSFALTWNYWLNDTIALASHVLASRLLVDFWLPDTTSAVADSSFSTSFGIRSTREIVRTATPIISLLANVGLNMLPVDGFGEIEYWLAAIKVFTVALFCVIGLVTNMGVNNENEFIGFRYWKEPGAFHNGFGGFISSFVNAAFAFAGTESIAIAAGEALNPVKSLPKAIRSMSFRVLTLYIVGVLVVGINIPYNTPGLNGDSVRMSPFTLVFQKFGVPGAASLMNAVILSSALSAGNHSLFAGTRLLYSLARAGHAPNVFSKCNRHGVPWLAVLATSTLAILCLLTSHAGKTWSFLLNIIAVSNQLSWTFIGVTSLRFRKALRTQAKTHRLLFPNWTYPVGPYLVIILNVVFLLVQGWKSFFPFQFSLFLSYYIEIPLVLGLYLVWKLSHRTKLLTTTEMDLDTHWHNPAPQAEAAAEA, from the coding sequence atgcAACCAGGTGCGAATGCAGAATCGGATTCCTTACGACGCTCTTTGGGCGCAAGGCAAATCCAAATGCTTGCCTTTGGAGGAACCATTGGCACAGGCTTGTTTTTAGGGATTGGATCTTCTCTAGCTGATTCAGGCCCTGCGGCTCTCCTTTTATCGTTTTGCATCATTGGCGTAAGCGTGTATTGTACCATGCTAGCGCTAGGCGAAATGGCCGTCTACATGCCAGTAGCAGGATCGTTTTGTACATATGTCGGAAACTATGTTGATGAATCTTTCAGCTTTGCTCTTACTTGGAATTACTGGTTGAACGATACGATTGCATTAGCAAGCCACGTGTTAGCATCTCGATTGCTCGTTGATTTTTGGCTTCCTGACACGACATCGGCAGTTGCAGATTCGTCTTTCTCCACGAGTTTTGGGATTCGCAGTACAAGAGAAATTGTTCGCACTGCTACACCTATCATCTCTCTTCTAGCCAACGTTGGATTGAACATGCTTCCAGTGGACGGGTTTGGCGAAATTGAATACTGGCTCGCAGCCATTAAGGTGTTTACAGTTGCTTTGTTTTGCGTGATTGGACTTGTCACCAATATGGGAGTCAACAATGAAAACGAGTTTATCGGCTTTCGCTACTGGAAAGAGCCTGGTGCTTTCCACAATGGTTTTGGTGGGTTTATAAGCAGCTTTGTAAATGCGGCGTTTGCTTTTGCCGGAACGGAATCGATTGCCATTGCTGCTGGCGAGGCCCTGAATCCAGTTAAAAGTTTACCAAAGGCAATCAGGTCGATGTCGTTTCGTGTTTTGACCTTGTATATTGTTGGTGTTTTGGTTGTCGGTATCAACATTCCATACAACACACCGGGCCTGAATGGCGATTCCGTCCGGATGTCCCCGTTTACACtcgttttccaaaagtttGGTGTTCCCGGAGCGGCTAGTTTGATGAATGCAGTGATCCTATCCTCGGCTCTCTCAGCAGGCAATCATTCCCTGTTTGCAGGCACTCGTCTTTTGTACTCCTTGGCGCGAGCTGGACATGCACCCAATgtcttttccaaatgcAATCGTCATGGAGTTCCATGGCTTGCAGTGTTGGCTACTAGTACGCTTGCGATTTTGTGTTTGTTGACATCACACGCCGGAAAGACATGGTCCTTTTTACTCAACATTATTGCTGTTTCCAACCAATTGTCTTGGACATTTATTGGAGTTACTAGTCTGCGATTCAGGAAAGCTTTACGTACCCAAGCAAAAACCCATCGACTCTTGTTTCCCAATTGGACGTATCCCGTGGGACCATATTTGGTGATTATTTTGAATGTTGTTTTCCTCCTTGTACAAGGATGGAAGagtttctttcctttccaattttctctctttcttaGTTATTACATAGAAATTCCTCTTGTTTTGGGATTGTATCTCGTTTGGAAGCTTTCCCATCGCACCAAACTTTTGACAACCACTGAAATGGACCTTGATACCCATTGGCATAATCCTGCTCCTCAGGCGGAAGCAGCTGCAGAAGCATGA
- the amt1 gene encoding plasma membrane ammonium transmembrane transporter Amt1 has product MSSTTSATPTPSGVNGGDSRTVDLNQFYDGGDISWILASTALVFIMIPGVGFFYSGLARRRSAISMLFLSMMSVAVIAFQWFFWGYSLTFSHNGGPYIGSLANFGLRQTLGRPSSVAAGLPDILFCIYQGMFAALTPALAIGAAADRGRMLPCLVFVFLWSTIVYDPIAFWTWNPKGWLSTLGSYDFAGGSPVHIASGMTALAYSIVVGKRHDHGTVQYRPHNVPHVVLGTVLLWFGWFGFNGGSAGSANIRAVMACVVTHIAASIGGIVWCFWDYIKTRHWSAVGFCCGAVAGLVAITPGSGFVPPWAAVVIGGIGASACYGATYLKRLIRVDDALDIFAEHAVGGMVGNILTALFSADYIQSLDGSTGNKGGWLSHHYIQLGYQLADTVSCAAYSFVLSCALLYIMNYIPGLSLRVSRDDEVLGLDNVEIGETSYKFSEEPPALSHGIEVNARQESNESTKERTRQEEKDMSSQDPSVVV; this is encoded by the coding sequence ATGTCTTCGACGACAAGTGCTACGCCTACGCCAAGCGGCGTCAATGGAGGAGACTCTAGAACTGTCGACTTGAACCAATTCTACGATGGTGGTGATATTTCTTGGATCCTCGCTAGTACAGCCCTCGTGTTTATCATGATTCCCGGTGTAGGGTTCTTTTACTCTGGCTTGGCCCGTCGCAGAAGCGCCATTTCTATGCTCTTCCTTTCCATGATGTCGGTCGCTGTTATTGCCTTCCAATGGTTCTTTTGGGGATATTCTCTCACCTTTTCCCACAACGGTGGTCCTTATATTGGATCTTTGGCAAACTTTGGCTTGCGTCAAACTCTCGGTAGACCTTCTAGTGTCGCTGCTGGACTTCCCgacattttgttttgcatCTACCAAGGCATGTTTGCTGCCCTCACTCCTGCTTTGGCTATCGGTGCCGCCGCCGACCGGGGTCGAATGTTGCCTTGCCTCGTCTTTGTCTTTCTCTGGAGCACGATCGTTTACGACCCAATTGCGTTTTGGACCTGGAATCCTAAGGGCTGGCTCAGTACTCTAGGCTCCTACGATTTCGCTGGTGGTTCTCCCGTCCACATCGCTTCTGGTATGACGGCTCTTGCTTATTCCATCGTGGTTGGCAAGAGACACGACCATGGCACTGTTCAATACCGTCCCCATAACGTTCCCCATGTCGTCTTGGGTACTGTCTTGCTTTGGTTCGGTTGGTTTGGATTCAATGGTGGCTCTGCTGGTTCTGCCAATATTAGAGCCGTTATGGCTTGCGTGGTCACTCACATCGCAGCTTCTATTGGTGGCATCGTTTGGTGCTTTTGGGATTATATCAAGACCCGTCACTGGTCTGCCGTCGGTTTTTGCTGTGGTGCTGTCGCCGGTTTGGTCGCTATTACCCCGGGATCCGGTTTCGTACCTCCTTGGGCTGCTGTGGTCATCGGAGGCATCGGCGCATCTGCCTGCTATGGAGCTACTTACCTGAAACGACTCATCCGTGTGGATGATGCGTTGGACATTTTTGCCGAACACGCTGTCGGCGGTATGGTTGGCAACATCCTGACAGCTCTTTTCTCCGCTGACTATATCCAATCCTTAGATGGGTCTACTGGAAACAAGGGCGGTTGGTTGTCCCATCACTATATCCAGCTGGGTTACCAATTGGCCGATACGGTTTCTTGTGCAGCCTATTCCTTTGTCCTTTCTTGTGCCTTGTTATATATCATGAATTACATTCCCGGACTTTCTCTCCGTGTTTCTCGCGACGATGAAGTGCTGGGTTTGGATAATGTGGAAATTGGAGAAACTTCGTACAAATTCTCAGAAGAACCACCGGCCTTGTCGCATGGTATTGAAGTCAATGCTCGCCAAGAAAGCAACGAATCCACAAAAGAGAGAACTCgccaagaagaaaaggatatgAGTTCTCAAGATCCTTCTGTTGTTGTATAA